A window of Oncorhynchus gorbuscha isolate QuinsamMale2020 ecotype Even-year unplaced genomic scaffold, OgorEven_v1.0 Un_scaffold_36:::fragment_2:::debris, whole genome shotgun sequence contains these coding sequences:
- the LOC124017967 gene encoding myosin light chain kinase family member 4-like isoform X3 yields the protein MENFLKDKDIWIVGSVCLVASFLWRRIWNLFTYKRKRERDRDQPFPDMQLKDNGMRDGKDKVKLSLKGLKAQKKKKPPHASDSVETLLLDQVEKLNRQNAELSHGNGVVLDMLRTPVVQPEDLEDLEGEEEEKRRTPEREEEQKAREEEEGDIFGESEEEEGREEQGGEEEVEKRRGGGEEESSLSPEPLESSEELGEVAASSKNCVTEEDPLKDGQSKAEKMKEEEEVDDGQPEEYIIDFTPPPAAPFDHRIVTPKPHQIATFYAINRDEVLGGGRFGQVHKCVENSSGLTLAAKMIKARSQKEKDVVKNEIQVMNQLNHANLIQLYAAFESRHDIILVMEYVDGGELFDRIIDENYNLTELDTVLFIRQICEGLQYMHRMYILHLDLKPENILCVSRATNKIKIIDFGLARRYKPREKLRVNFGTPEFLAPEVINYEFVSFPTDMWSLGVITYMLLTGLSPFLGDDDNETLNNILACQWNFEEEAFTDISEEAKDFITRLLVKSKSWRMSASQSLKHSWLSDHNLHYRLHQKSPLQNDSPDPVGTL from the exons ctgaAGGACAATGGGATGAGGGATGGAAAGGACAAGGTCAAACTCAGCCTGAAAGGCCTGAAAgcccagaagaagaagaagcctccACATGCATCGG ACTCTGTAGAGACCCTTCTtctagaccaggtggagaagctCAACAGGCAGAATGCTGAACTTTCCCATGGTAACGGGGTGGTTCTGGACATGCTCCGCACCCCCGTCGTCCAACCAGAGGACCTGGAGGatctagagggggaggaggaggagaagaggagaacccCTGAACGGGAGGAAGAACAGAAGgctagggaggaagaggagggggatatATTTGGTGaatctgaggaagaggagggtagggaggaacaaggtggagaggaagaggtggagaagagaaggggaggaggggaagaagagtCATCATTGTCACCAGAACCTCTAGAAAG CTCTGAAGAGTTAGGTGAAGTGGCCGCCAGCAGTAAAAACTGTGTCACAGAGGAGGACCCACTGAAAGATGGCCAATCAAAGGCAGAGAAGatgaaggaggaagaagaggtggATGATGGACAGCCAGAAGAGTACATCATTG ACTTTACCCCTCCGCCAGCAGCCCCCTTTGACCACCGCATTGTGACTCCAAAACCTCACCAGATTGCTACCTTCTACGCCATTAACAGAGACGAGGTCCTAGGAGg GGGACGTTTTGGACAAGTCCACAAATGTGTGGAGAACTCTTCTGGACTGACTCTGGCTGCCAAGATGATCAAGGCCAGGAGCCAGAAAGAAAAG GATGTGGTGAAGAATGAGATCCAGGTGATGAACCAGCTGAACCACGCTAACCTTATTCAGCTCTACGCCGCCTTCGAATCACGCCATGACATCATCCTCGTCATGGAATA TGTGGATGGCGGGGAGCTGTTCGACCGGATCATAGATGAGAACTACAATCTGACAGAGCTGGACACAGTGCTGTTTATCAGACAAATCTGTGAGGGACTACAGTACATGCACAGGATGTACATCCTGCATCTAGACCTCAAG CCCGAGAATATTCTGTGTGTGAGCAGAGCCACAAACAAGATCAAAATTATTGACTTCGGGCTCGCCAGGAG GTATAAGCCCAGGGAAAAGCTGAGGGTGAACTTCGGAACGCCTGAGTTCCTGGCTCCGGAAGTCATCAACTATGAGTTTGTCTCATTCCCTACGGATATGTGGAGTCTGGGGGTCATCACTTACATGCT GCTGACAGGTCTGTCTCCGTTCCTGGGGGACGATGACAATGAGACTCTGAACAACATCCTGGCCTGTCAGTGGAACTTTGAGGAGGAGGCGTTTACAGACATCTCTGAGGAGGCCAAAGACTTCATCACACGCCTGTTGGTCAAGAGCAAGAG ttGGAGGATGAGTGCCTCACAGTCACTAAAACATTCCTGGCTGTCGGATCACAATCTTCACTATCGCCTGCATCAGAAg TCTCCCCTCCAAAATGACTCCCCAGACCCTGTGGGCACCTTATGA
- the LOC124017967 gene encoding myosin light chain kinase family member 4-like isoform X1, which translates to MENFLKDKDIWIVGSVCLVASFLWRRIWNLFTYKRKRERDRDQPFPDMQLKDNGMRDGKDKVKLSLKGLKAQKKKKPPHASDSVETLLLDQVEKLNRQNAELSHGNGVVLDMLRTPVVQPEDLEDLEGEEEEKRRTPEREEEQKAREEEEGDIFGESEEEEGREEQGGEEEVEKRRGGGEEESSLSPEPLESSEELGEVAASSKNCVTEEDPLKDGQSKAEKMKEEEEVDDGQPEEYIIDFTPPPAAPFDHRIVTPKPHQIATFYAINRDEVLGGGRFGQVHKCVENSSGLTLAAKMIKARSQKEKDVVKNEIQVMNQLNHANLIQLYAAFESRHDIILVMEYVDGGELFDRIIDENYNLTELDTVLFIRQICEGLQYMHRMYILHLDLKPENILCVSRATNKIKIIDFGLARRYKPREKLRVNFGTPEFLAPEVINYEFVSFPTDMWSLGVITYMLLTGLSPFLGDDDNETLNNILACQWNFEEEAFTDISEEAKDFITRLLVKSKSWRMSASQSLKHSWLSDHNLHYRLHQKLPPTSFLKIWQLVQPASLPQTMCNHATTGPSHPASSTAGLPGSCSPVGTLPGPPMAAPLPSHVS; encoded by the exons ctgaAGGACAATGGGATGAGGGATGGAAAGGACAAGGTCAAACTCAGCCTGAAAGGCCTGAAAgcccagaagaagaagaagcctccACATGCATCGG ACTCTGTAGAGACCCTTCTtctagaccaggtggagaagctCAACAGGCAGAATGCTGAACTTTCCCATGGTAACGGGGTGGTTCTGGACATGCTCCGCACCCCCGTCGTCCAACCAGAGGACCTGGAGGatctagagggggaggaggaggagaagaggagaacccCTGAACGGGAGGAAGAACAGAAGgctagggaggaagaggagggggatatATTTGGTGaatctgaggaagaggagggtagggaggaacaaggtggagaggaagaggtggagaagagaaggggaggaggggaagaagagtCATCATTGTCACCAGAACCTCTAGAAAG CTCTGAAGAGTTAGGTGAAGTGGCCGCCAGCAGTAAAAACTGTGTCACAGAGGAGGACCCACTGAAAGATGGCCAATCAAAGGCAGAGAAGatgaaggaggaagaagaggtggATGATGGACAGCCAGAAGAGTACATCATTG ACTTTACCCCTCCGCCAGCAGCCCCCTTTGACCACCGCATTGTGACTCCAAAACCTCACCAGATTGCTACCTTCTACGCCATTAACAGAGACGAGGTCCTAGGAGg GGGACGTTTTGGACAAGTCCACAAATGTGTGGAGAACTCTTCTGGACTGACTCTGGCTGCCAAGATGATCAAGGCCAGGAGCCAGAAAGAAAAG GATGTGGTGAAGAATGAGATCCAGGTGATGAACCAGCTGAACCACGCTAACCTTATTCAGCTCTACGCCGCCTTCGAATCACGCCATGACATCATCCTCGTCATGGAATA TGTGGATGGCGGGGAGCTGTTCGACCGGATCATAGATGAGAACTACAATCTGACAGAGCTGGACACAGTGCTGTTTATCAGACAAATCTGTGAGGGACTACAGTACATGCACAGGATGTACATCCTGCATCTAGACCTCAAG CCCGAGAATATTCTGTGTGTGAGCAGAGCCACAAACAAGATCAAAATTATTGACTTCGGGCTCGCCAGGAG GTATAAGCCCAGGGAAAAGCTGAGGGTGAACTTCGGAACGCCTGAGTTCCTGGCTCCGGAAGTCATCAACTATGAGTTTGTCTCATTCCCTACGGATATGTGGAGTCTGGGGGTCATCACTTACATGCT GCTGACAGGTCTGTCTCCGTTCCTGGGGGACGATGACAATGAGACTCTGAACAACATCCTGGCCTGTCAGTGGAACTTTGAGGAGGAGGCGTTTACAGACATCTCTGAGGAGGCCAAAGACTTCATCACACGCCTGTTGGTCAAGAGCAAGAG ttGGAGGATGAGTGCCTCACAGTCACTAAAACATTCCTGGCTGTCGGATCACAATCTTCACTATCGCCTGCATCAGAAg ctgccacCAACGTCGTTTTTGAAAATTTGGCAGttagtccaaccggcctcactaccgcagaccatgtgtaaccacgccaccacaggaccttcacatccagcttcttcaacTGCAGGATTGCCTGGGTCTTGCTCCCCAGTGGgtaccctcccaggcccacctatggctgcacccctgcccagtcatgtttCCTAa
- the LOC124017967 gene encoding myosin light chain kinase family member 4-like isoform X2: MENFLKDKDIWIVGSVCLVASFLWRRIWNLFTYKRKRERDRDQPFPDMQLKDNGMRDGKDKVKLSLKGLKAQKKKKPPHASDSVETLLLDQVEKLNRQNAELSHGNGVVLDMLRTPVVQPEDLEDLEGEEEEKRRTPEREEEQKAREEEEGDIFGESEEEEGREEQGGEEEVEKRRGGGEEESSLSPEPLESSEELGEVAASSKNCVTEEDPLKDGQSKAEKMKEEEEVDDGQPEEYIIDFTPPPAAPFDHRIVTPKPHQIATFYAINRDEVLGGGRFGQVHKCVENSSGLTLAAKMIKARSQKEKDVVKNEIQVMNQLNHANLIQLYAAFESRHDIILVMEYVDGGELFDRIIDENYNLTELDTVLFIRQICEGLQYMHRMYILHLDLKPENILCVSRATNKIKIIDFGLARRYKPREKLRVNFGTPEFLAPEVINYEFVSFPTDMWSLGVITYMLLTGLSPFLGDDDNETLNNILACQWNFEEEAFTDISEEAKDFITRLLVKSKSWRMSASQSLKHSWLSDHNLHYRLHQKLVQPASLPQTMCNHATTGPSHPASSTAGLPGSCSPVGTLPGPPMAAPLPSHVS; the protein is encoded by the exons ctgaAGGACAATGGGATGAGGGATGGAAAGGACAAGGTCAAACTCAGCCTGAAAGGCCTGAAAgcccagaagaagaagaagcctccACATGCATCGG ACTCTGTAGAGACCCTTCTtctagaccaggtggagaagctCAACAGGCAGAATGCTGAACTTTCCCATGGTAACGGGGTGGTTCTGGACATGCTCCGCACCCCCGTCGTCCAACCAGAGGACCTGGAGGatctagagggggaggaggaggagaagaggagaacccCTGAACGGGAGGAAGAACAGAAGgctagggaggaagaggagggggatatATTTGGTGaatctgaggaagaggagggtagggaggaacaaggtggagaggaagaggtggagaagagaaggggaggaggggaagaagagtCATCATTGTCACCAGAACCTCTAGAAAG CTCTGAAGAGTTAGGTGAAGTGGCCGCCAGCAGTAAAAACTGTGTCACAGAGGAGGACCCACTGAAAGATGGCCAATCAAAGGCAGAGAAGatgaaggaggaagaagaggtggATGATGGACAGCCAGAAGAGTACATCATTG ACTTTACCCCTCCGCCAGCAGCCCCCTTTGACCACCGCATTGTGACTCCAAAACCTCACCAGATTGCTACCTTCTACGCCATTAACAGAGACGAGGTCCTAGGAGg GGGACGTTTTGGACAAGTCCACAAATGTGTGGAGAACTCTTCTGGACTGACTCTGGCTGCCAAGATGATCAAGGCCAGGAGCCAGAAAGAAAAG GATGTGGTGAAGAATGAGATCCAGGTGATGAACCAGCTGAACCACGCTAACCTTATTCAGCTCTACGCCGCCTTCGAATCACGCCATGACATCATCCTCGTCATGGAATA TGTGGATGGCGGGGAGCTGTTCGACCGGATCATAGATGAGAACTACAATCTGACAGAGCTGGACACAGTGCTGTTTATCAGACAAATCTGTGAGGGACTACAGTACATGCACAGGATGTACATCCTGCATCTAGACCTCAAG CCCGAGAATATTCTGTGTGTGAGCAGAGCCACAAACAAGATCAAAATTATTGACTTCGGGCTCGCCAGGAG GTATAAGCCCAGGGAAAAGCTGAGGGTGAACTTCGGAACGCCTGAGTTCCTGGCTCCGGAAGTCATCAACTATGAGTTTGTCTCATTCCCTACGGATATGTGGAGTCTGGGGGTCATCACTTACATGCT GCTGACAGGTCTGTCTCCGTTCCTGGGGGACGATGACAATGAGACTCTGAACAACATCCTGGCCTGTCAGTGGAACTTTGAGGAGGAGGCGTTTACAGACATCTCTGAGGAGGCCAAAGACTTCATCACACGCCTGTTGGTCAAGAGCAAGAG ttGGAGGATGAGTGCCTCACAGTCACTAAAACATTCCTGGCTGTCGGATCACAATCTTCACTATCGCCTGCATCAGAAg ttagtccaaccggcctcactaccgcagaccatgtgtaaccacgccaccacaggaccttcacatccagcttcttcaacTGCAGGATTGCCTGGGTCTTGCTCCCCAGTGGgtaccctcccaggcccacctatggctgcacccctgcccagtcatgtttCCTAa